The Engystomops pustulosus chromosome 1, aEngPut4.maternal, whole genome shotgun sequence genome has a window encoding:
- the HMGB2 gene encoding high mobility group protein B2, translated as MGKGDPNKPRGKMSSYAYFVQTCREEHKKKHPDSSVNFAEFSKKCSERWKTMNAKEKGKFEDMAKGDKARYEREMKNYIPPKNEKKGKKKKDPNAPKRPPSAFFLFCSEHRPQIKSDTPGLSIGDTAKKLGEMWAEQTPKDKQPYEQKAAKLKEKYEKDVAAYRAKGNSDAGKKVTSRPAASKKKPEPEDDDDDEEDDEEEEDEDDDEDDDE; from the exons ATGGGTAAAGGAGATCCTAACAAGCCTCGGGGGAAGATGTCCTCCTATGCCTACTTCGTGCAGACCTGCAGGGAGGAGCACAAGAAGAAGCACCCGGACTCCTCTGTAAACTTCGCAGAGTTCTCCAAGAAGTGCTCTGAGAGGTGGAAG ACCATGAATGCCAAGGAAAAGGGCAAGTTTGAGGATATGGCGAAAGGTGACAAGGCCCGATATGAAAGGGAGATGAAGAACTACATCCCACCAAAGAACGAGAAGAAGGGCAAGAAGAAGAAGGACCCCAACGCACCAAAAAGACCACC CTCTGCCTTCTTCCTCTTCTGTTCAGAGCACCGGCCTCAGATAAAGAGCGATACACCTGGTCTGTCAATTGGTGACACCGCAAAGAAATTAGGAGAGATGTGGGCTGAACAGACGCCGAAGGACAAGCAGCCATATGAGCAGAAGGCTGCAAAACTAAAAGAGAAATACGAAAAG GATGTTGCTGCATATAGGGCAAAAGGCAACAGTGATGCCGGAAAGAAAGTTACTAGCAGGCCAGCAGCCTCCAAAAAGAAACCCGAGCCTGAAGATGATGACGACGATGAGGAagatgatgaagaggaggaggatgaagatgatgatgaagacGATGATGAATGA